A region of the Phaseolus vulgaris cultivar G19833 chromosome 11, P. vulgaris v2.0, whole genome shotgun sequence genome:
ATGTCTGTCAGGTTAGGTTAGATAACGTAAGGTTCAATTCTATATCGGAAGCAGACAACGAGTTGTTGGTAGGGGAGTTCTCTGAAGAAGAAATTAGGACTGCGGTTTGGAGTTGTGAAAGTTCTAAGAGCCCTGGCCCTGatggatttaattttggtttcatAAAGTTTTGTTGGGAAATTTTAAGGATGGATGTGATGTCAGCGGTGAAGGATTTTGCGACAAAGAGCCATTGGCCTAGAGGTTCAAGCGCTTCTTTCCTTTGTCTTGTTCCAAAAGTTGAAAATCCTTTGCAGCTTGGTGAGTTTAGGCCTATTTCTTTGGTAGGATGTTTGTATAAAATTATCTCAAAAGCGTTGTCTCTACGTTTGAAAAAGGTGATTAGCAAAGTGATTGACGTTAGACAGTCTGCTTTTCTTGAAGGTAGGGGTTTGTTGGACAGTGTGCTGGTAGCGAATGAGGTGCTGGAAGAATATAGAAGGAAAAAGAAGAGTTGTGTGTTCTTCAAAGTTGACTATGAAAAAGCATATGACTCGGTTAGCTGGGAGTTCCTATATTATATGTTGGAAAGATTGGGTTTTTGTGCTCAATGGATTCGATGGATAAAGTGTTGTTTAGAATCTGCTTCAGTCTCTGTATTAGTGAATGGCAGTCCAACTGGGGAATTTACTCCTCGGAGGGGACTTCGTCAAGGTGACCCGCTTGCTCCGTTCCTCTTCCTTATAGTTGCAGAAGGGTTGGCTGGGGTGTCTAGGATGGCTGAAGAGAAGAATTTGATTGATAGTCTGGAGGTTGGAAGAGATAAGGTGAAGGTTAGTATGTTACAATATGCTGACGATACATTATTCTTTTGCGAAGCAAATACCAAAagtgtttttaatattaaggCTATCTTGCTTTGCTTTGAGCTCGCTTCTGGGCTTAaggtgaattttttaaaaagcagAATTGGCGGGATGGGGTTGGATCAATGTTCGCTTCAGCGTTTTGCAGCTACTCTTAACTGTAAGGTGATGGTAACTCCTTTTGTCTATTTAGGGTTACCGGTAGGAGGATGCCATAAGCGCAGTGTTTTCTGGAACGGGGTGTTAGAGAGAGTTCAGGGCAAGCTTTCGAGGTGGAAAGGCAGGTGCTTGTCGATGGCTGGGAGGATCTGTTTGATTAAGTCAGTCCTCTCCTCAGTTCCGTTATTCTTTATGTCCCTATTCAAACTGCCATCTGGGGTGGTTGACAAGTTAGTTCGGATCCAAAGAAATTTCCTTTAGGGGTGGGGTTCTGACAGAAGGAAGATTGCTTGGGCCTCTTGGAATAAGGTTTGCGAGCCTCGGGACTACGGGGGTCTTGGAATCATTGACTTAAAGACTTTTAACCTGACCCTGCTAGGCAAGTGGATTTGGAGGTGGGGGTCGGCCAAGGGAGGTTTGTGGAAAGAGATTCTTGACTCTAAATATGGTGGATGGAGGAATTTGAGAGCAGAAGGTAAACCCTGTAGGGGTTCTCTTTGGTGGAGAGACTTGAAGGAGGTTTGGGCCTCGGTGGGCTGGGGcagaagttttgaagatgggGTTGAGTGGAAAGTTGGTGATGGAGGAAATATTTCATTATGGGAGGACAGCTGGTTGAATTGTGGTGCTCTGAAGGGAATGTTTCCGAGATTATATTCGCTTAGCACGGCTAAAGCTGCTAAGGTGGCCGAGTTCGGGAACTGGTTTAATGGTGTTTGGATTTGGCATTTGTGTTGGCGTAGATCCCTCTTTGACTGGGAGAAGTTGTTGGAGGAGCAGTTGAGTCAGTTGCTGCAAGGGGTGAAGATGGATGTGGGAGGGGTGGATAGCTGGTTCTGGAAGGCTGAGGGGTCTCAAAGTTTTACTGTTAACTCAGCTTATAGCCAGGTAAGGAGGGTTAGTGATGGGGAGTCCTCTCCGACCTACTGTAGGTTGTGGAGGTGTAAAGCCTTGCCTTCTGCTGTATTCTTGGCCTGGAGAGTTTTGGAAAATAGGATTGCAACTAGGGTTAATTTGGTAAGGCGCGGGATGGTGGTTGAAAATCCTGTATGTTGCTTGTGTGGGAAGGTCGATGAGTCGTCGAGTCACTTGTTCGCCGTTTGTGACTTTGCTTGGAGGGTATGGTGCCTTTGCTTTGAGTGTCGTTCGTAATCCATTCGGATCCAATgcaaaattttattcaattcaGGTTGAGTCAGGCATCTGTTTCGGTTAATGATGTTTGGGGGGCAATTTGGGTTGGTattgtgagtgaaatttggaagcATAGGAACTCGGTCGTCTTTAATGGAGGAGTGGCAGATGCGTTAGAAGTTTTTGCCTCAGCACAAGTAAAGGTGTGGTCTTGGATTGCTGCAAAGTCCCGCGAAGTTTATTTTTCCTATCCCTGTTGGGTTCTGGATCCT
Encoded here:
- the LOC137808616 gene encoding uncharacterized protein — its product is MQCHNSKDFLKKSKNSGSLNLPVSIGALSVDKVALYLGDLEVQPTKMQLADRSIKDPYGVVEDILVRLDNVRFNSISEADNELLVGEFSEEEIRTAVWSCESSKSPGPDGFNFGFIKFCWEILRMDVMSAVKDFATKSHWPRGSSASFLCLVPKVENPLQLGEFRPISLVGCLYKIISKALSLRLKKVISKVIDVRQSAFLEGRGLLDSVLVANEVLEEYRRKKKSCVFFKVDYEKAYDSVSWEFLYYMLERLGFCAQWIRWIKCCLESASVSVLVNGSPTGEFTPRRGLRQGDPLAPFLFLIVAEGLAGVSRMAEEKNLIDSLEVGRDKVKGWGSDRRKIAWASWNKVCEPRDYGGLGIIDLKTFNLTLLGKWIWRWGSAKGGLWKEILDSKYGGWRNLRAEGKPCRGSLWWRDLKEVWASVGWGRSFEDGVEWKVGDGGNISLWEDSWLNCGALKGMFPRLYSLSTAKAAKVAEFGNWFNGVWIWHLCWRRSLFDWEKLLEEQLSQLLQGVKMDVGGVDSWFWKAEGSQSFTVNSAYSQVRRVSDGESSPTYCRLWRCKALPSAVFLAWRVLENRIATRVNLVRRGMVVENPVCCLCGKVDESSSHLLSQASVSVNDVWGAIWVGIVSEIWKHRNSVVFNGGVADALEVFASAQVKVWSWIAAKSREVYFSYPCWVLDPLACIRLIRMGSSMKLRDCVLVIIVLALLVVNAEARLVHEFSTLSKKINGKVGLRELINNVRNGEWHQKRSMLGGKLERVSPAGPDPQHH